In Mus pahari chromosome 16, PAHARI_EIJ_v1.1, whole genome shotgun sequence, the DNA window ATCTGCAGCTCTGgagcagctggggggggggcggggaggcagCAGTGGGGTGCAGGCAGGTGTTAGGGAAGGAAATAGCAGGATGCCTAAGGACCTCAGGCATTGGGAAGACCCCCCCACCTAGGAATCAGGGCTTGCTTCACTTGCTGAGAGAGGTGAAGACCTTGGAGGGGAGAGGTCGTAACTCCTCATCTGGAGGAGTGCGAGACTCAGTGTGGGGAGGGAGGCGGGCACCCAGAGCGTGATGTGCTGGGAGCTAGTCCTACACCCAGCTCAGGCAATTGCAAACTTTCTCTCTTGCTCAACACTCGCCTGTGCAAGgttgtaaaacaagaaaaaggcaGAGCTGGGATCTGAATCTTTATCTTGAGACTTCAGACAATTGTGCCCTTTGCCCTCTGCCACGGAAACAAACCTGGTAGCATTGGCCATGGGTATTGGTGCAGCAACAGCATATGGAATGTTCTAACACATTTACTAGACACCACAATGTGTTTCTGAGCTTCCTCTGTGTGTTTAACTCACTGGAATGAAGCAGTCCTTTTCAGGGTCATTGTTTGCCCAACTTTTAGAGAGGACAGACTGAGGTTTAAAAAGCCTGAATATCCTTCCCAGGGTCACAGAGCCCAAAATTTAAATTCACATAATCTAGGCACTGATTGCTTTCCATTGCCTCCCCACCtccaaaaaacaagacaaacccaACAACATATATGTATCTGACTGGCCCCAGAGTCCCTTGAGCAGAGTGAGAATACCCTGTAGCGGCGGCCACTGGCTGCTCAGGGCCAGCCAAGGATGGGACGCTGAGAAGATGCTCACAGTACTTGGAGCATCACTcttaaagaggagagagaggaatggaACCTGTGGGAAtctcttcatttttaaacataCGAGGTTTCTTTAAACTTATTTCCCCCCTTGAGGCCAAAGAATACCCTACAGTATCCCCTAGGCCAGCCCTGACTCCCACATGACCCAGGTGCTCCGAGGGTAGGAGTGGAGAGtggagagcaggagaggggaCACTTTCCCATGCTTGCTTCCAGTGGAATGGATAGAAGAGACATGACGGTAGTTTCTATGACAGGGCCTAGCAAAATGTAGGAGGTAAGGAGAGTGGAGGTGCAGGTATCTGAGTGATGGAAGACAGGGTACAGTTTCAGGACCTTTACAGTAGGGACAGAGGAGTGTCCACTTGAGACTGGCTGAGTGAGAACAGCCTAGGGAGATGGGTACTGGCCAGAAGCCAGCTGAGTGTGGCTGGGGCTAGATGTTAGAGGGGCACAAAGGgcctagaacaaaaagaaccagGAAAGAGGACAGACAGCCCACCTTGTGTGGGCAGGGGTCTACAGAGGAACAGGGGAGCTTTTtgggaggcaggaaaggaacCAAGAGAAACTATTGCAAGAACCCCTTCAAGGTGATTGATGGTGGGGAGTTCTGCTTCACCAATGACTCggattctttatttatttatttatttatttatttatttattatatgtaagcacactgtagctgtcatcagacactccagaagagggcatcagacttcgttatggatggttgtgagccaccatgtggttgctgggatttgaactcgggacctttggaagagcagtcagtgctcttaaccactgagccatctcaccagcccccatcacTCAGATTCTTAGAGAAGTCGGGGTTAGTATAGTATACATTGTAGCAGAGAATGAATGGAGTTGGTATGAATGACCATGATATTCACGCTGAGGTCCCTGGACCAGCAACAGAATTACCCAGAAGCCTGTTGGAAATGGAGAGCCTCCACCTGCCTGGTTGGGGACCGTGTCCTGTACTGACTCCTGCAACACATCAGCCTAGTTCACAGCCATCCTGAGCTGCCCTGTAACAGCTACTGGGACTTCTCTGAGTGCAGTGAGCCTGGATGTATGCTTGCACATCCTAAAATCatccttcatttttaaattaatacccAAAAGGTTTTCAAATCAAATTTCAacaacttcttcctcctcctcctcctcctcctcctcctcctcctccNNNNNNNNNNNNNNNNNNNNNNNNNNNNNNNNNNNNNNNNNNNNNNNNNNNNNNNNNNNNNNNNNNNNNNNNNNNNNNNNNNNNNNNNNNNNNNNNNNNNNNNNNNNNNNNNNNNNNNNNNNNNNNNNNNNNNNNNNNNNNNNNNNNNNNNNNNNNNNNNNNNNNNNNNNNNNNNNNNNNNNNNNNNNNNNNNNNNNNNNNNNNNNNNNNNNNNNNNNNNNNNNNNNNNNNNNNNNNNNNNNNNNNNNNNNNNNNNNNNNNNNNNNNNNNNNNNNNNNNNNNNNNNNNNNNNNNNNNNNNNNNNNNNNNNNNNNNNNNNNNNNNNNNNNNNNNNNNNNNNNNNNNNNNNNNNNNNNNNNNNNNNNNNNNNNNNNNNNNNNNNNNNNNNNNNNNNNNNNNNNNNNNNNNNNNNNNNNNNNNNNNNNNNNNNNNNNNNNNNNNNNNNNNNNNNNNNNNNNNNNNNNNNNNNNNNNNNNNNNNNNNNNNNNNNNNNNNNNNNNNNNNNNNNNNNNNNNNNNNNNNNNNNNNNNNNNNNNNNNNNNNNNNNNNNNNNNNNNNNNNNNNNNNNNNNNNNNNNNNNNNNNNNNNNNNNNNNNNNNNNNNNNNNNNNNNNNNNNNNNNNNNNNNNNNNNNNNNNNNNNNNNNNNNNNNNNNNNNNNNNNNNNNNNNNNNNNNNNNNNNNNNNNNNNNNNNNNNNNNNNNNNNNNNNNNNNNNNNNNNNNNNNNNNNNNNNNNNNNNNNNNNNNNNNNNNNNNNNNNNNNNNNNNNNNNNNNNNNNNNNNGAAAGTCCAGGTGTTGAGGCGTGAAGTCTGTTTGTGTGCCTAAACTTTAGAAATGTGATATCTCAGGTGTGCCTATGTACATAAgaaattcagaaatctgtcttaGAATTGTCATGTAAGACACACACAGTAATATATGGATAATGTTTTACAAAAAGTAGTttattctgtgaaaaaaaaatccagtatatTAAAAACTCCATCACTGGGTATAGTAGTCACAAAGGCTATCGCTGAGCAGGCTCACAAATTAATCtcaagttttcctttataaatattttcaataaacaaaatgctattattatttaaaaaaagaaacagagaaagaaagaaagaaagaaagaaagaaagaaagaaagaaagaaagaaagaaagaaagaaagagcctcgAGACCCATCCTGGATCTACTGAACCTGGACATCAGGGAGGGTCCTCCTGGTCACTCCACCAAAGTCTGATGGATGGGCTCTGCTCTGTGCCACAAAACCCAGCATCCCATGCTGTGCCCACGGTAGGGTGGGATGAACACCCCACAGAGATAAGTTCAGTGAGATCACGGCTACAGAAACATCTCTCCTCCCTCAAACTCAAGATTGGCACAGCTAGTGAGCTGCTGTGTCCAAATCCTTATAGACGTTACCCACCGAAAGATGCAGGACTGAAGTCTACcttgcagggagagagagagagagagagagagagagagagagagagagaaactggggcAACTAAAAAGAACCCTGAGTAAGTCCCAGCACATAGTGGTTGCCACATGATGGACAGGGACCAGGACAACCTGAACAAAACCCTAGGCAATATTGACTCTCTGGAGCTCTGGAGCTACTCAGCCATACTCTCTAGGGAGAAAAAACAGTCCCGGTTCACTGGAGATCTGCCCCCTGTGGTTCCTTAAAACTCATTATAGGGCTGTACTCTGATCTTCTACCTTGGGTCTCTCCTAGGTTCTGGCTGTCTCTGATGGAGGTAAGTGACAGATGTGTGGATGAGGGGGCgagggagggaggcacagggAGGTGGAACTGTGTGGACACTCCCATCCACTTGTAGATCTCTCAGGTAATCACATCTGTGGAGTAGATGCCTGCCTGCAAGGGGGATTGGGTCCCAGGCTGAGGAAGCAAAAGGCTCACCCTACTGTACCCATCTCTCTGCAGAACTGACCAGCACAGCAGGTTCCCAGGCCCAAGGTGAGGGCAGAGGCAGCTCTCTCAGCATCCACAGCCTCCCTAGTGGCCCCAGCAGCCCCTTCTCCACCGAGGAGCAGCCTGTGTCCAGCTGGGCCCAGTCCTTTGAGCGGCTGCTGCAAGATCCACGGGGCCTGGCTTACTTCACTGTAAGCCCTGGGATAGGGTGGAATGGAATGGGGGAGGGCGGGCACCACTGCAGGAAGGGGGCACTGGAGGGGACGTAGACAGGGCTTCAGGTTGGCCAGAGTGCTGCTTCTTTCTGTGGTCCCTGTCTTTGGCATCCTTCCCCTCATCACCAAACTGGGAACTCTCCCTTCTTGTCCTCAtctctgtttcttattttcttccgGTACCGCAGAGCTGGcaccatctgtctgtcttgtctggtCTCTTGGCCTCCGTGTCTGTCCCAGTCTTTGAACATGTCCCTGGATCAGCCTGTGTCTGaaggccttccttccttttctcctcatgCCAGGAGTTCCTGAAGAAGGAATTCAGCGCAGAGAATGTAACTTTCTGGAAAGCCTGCGAACGTTTCCAGCAGATCCCAGCCAGCGACACCAAGCAGGTGGAGAGAAAGATGGGAcagatgggtgggggtggggactaggGCTGGGGCATGCCCCCTGACCTTTTCTGGTCCCTCTTCCCTAGCTAGCTCAGGAGGCCCACAACATCTACCACGAGTTCCTGTCCAGCCAGGCGCTTAGCCCAGTGAACATCGACCGACAGGCCTGGCTTAGTGAGGAGGTGCTGGCCCAGCCCAGGCCAGATATGTTCCGAGCACAGCAGCTTCAGGTGAGGGGACCAGGGGGAACATGCAACAGGCCCAGACACAGGGGCGGAGTCCGAGTCGGAAGGTAAGGGGCAAATGTTTTGAAGGGCGGGGTCAagagtaggggcgggggggggggctggtgagatggctcagtgggtaagagcacccgactgctcttccgaaggtctggagttcaaatcccagcaaccacatggtggctcaNNNNNNNNNNNNNNNNNNNNNNNNNNNNNNNNNNNNNNNNNNNNNNNNNNNNNNNNNNNNNNNNNNNNNNNNNNNNNNNNNNNNNNNNNNNNCccgcttctggagtgtctgaaaacagctacagtgtacttacatataataaataaataaatcttaaaaaaaaaaaaaaaaaaaaaaaaagagtaggggCGGGTCTCAGACGCCAGGTAAAGGACAGGCATTGGGGAGGCAGGGCTTGGGGCTTCCCTACTTGGACTGCCTAGGGCGGGACCCGGGACAGGAGAGATGCAGGCAGAACCCAACATCCAGCCCTCCACTGTCCTCGCCTGGTGCCAATCGACACTCACACTCGCTGGCCAAGCAGATCTTCAATTTGATGAAGTTCGACAGCTATGCGCGTTTCGTCAAATCCCCGCTGTACCAAGAGTGCCTGCTGGCGGAGGCCGAGGGACGCCCCCTGCGGGAACCTGGCTCCTCACACCTCGGGAGCCCGGACACCACGAGGAAGGTGCGGACAGGGGTGGCAGGGGGCGGGATGGGGCGGAGGCTGCGGACAGTCTCAGGAAGGGTCTTCCTTAGGCCTAGATCCATGTTGGGGGCTAGGGCGCTGCTCCGCACTAGAGTCTTCCCTGTGTCCCCAGAAGCCAAAGCTGAAGCCTGGGAAGTCACTGCCGCTGGGCGTGGAAGAGTTGGGGCAACTGCCACTCGCTGAGGGCCCTTGTGGCCGCCCTCTCCGCAAGTCCTTTCGTAGAGGTGAGACCAGACACTGGCCCTAGAATGATGCGGCCAGGAAATTTGGGCTAATTTTGGGACCGCCCTTTTCTTCCTATCTGACCCAGTCTGCAATAAGGCAAAATCCAATCCCCAAAACGTAGGCTCTTGAGACCACCTAGTTTCTCAAGGAAACTTTCTTCCCATGAAGTTGGCTTCACAGAGACACACCCAGGGACCCACACACTTTAAGTCCTTGAAGGATGGCTCCAAACAAGGCCCTTCCAAGGGGAGGGCCTAGTCAGAGGGatggtgagagaaagaaagtcTCTTCATGGCTGACTTTCCCTTAGAGATGACTGGTGGAGCCATGAATTCGGCCCTGCGAAGAGAGTCTCAAGGGTCCCTGAATTCTTCCGCCAGTCTGGACCTGGGTTTCCTTGCCTTTGTGAGCAGCAAATCTGAGGTGAGCGGCCTTTGAGAGACGCTGTCCAGCATTCACAGTGGACAGCTACACTTCCACTCATAGCTTGCTCCACAAAGCTATCCCCtgaccctccctttctctccgTGCCAGATAGAGTGGTCTCTGTACATACCATGGATGCATATGCTCATCTGGGAGaagcgtgtgtgcgtgtgtgtatgtgtgtgtgtgtgtgtatacaagtgtggGGGGGCGTGTCTCGGGGTATCCTATATGTATGTGGTTAGTTAGGGGAACTATCTCTGAGTGtccaatgttttttgtttgtttgttgatttggttgttttttggggGTGGCGGGGGGgcgttgatttgtttgtttggttgttttttgttttgttttttgagacaggttgttttttttattggatattttctttatttacatttcaaatgttatcccctttcccagttcctctgTCCCCagggaaccccctatcccatcctccttccctggtttttggttttttgatatatggtttctctgggtagtcctgtctgtcctggaactcactctgtagtccaggcatgcttcgaactcaaagatctgcccacttctgcttccaaggactaggatcaaaggcatgtgccaccatgcctggctgggtGTCTGCACGTTTGAGTGGACGTGTGTTTGCAGATCAAGACACATCTTTACCTGCACTTTACTATAGGGAGACACTTGGAAAAGTGGGCATGTCTGTGTCCCAGCATGCCCTCACATATGTACGTACAGCCTCTGCCCATTCTTGCCCACAACCAGAGCCACCGGAAGAGCCTTGGGAGTGGAGAGAGCGAGAGTGAAAGTCGGCCGGGGAAGTATTGCTGTGTGTATCTACCTGATGGCACGGCCTCCTTGGCCCTGGCTCGACCTGGCCTCACCATCCGCGACATGCTGGCAGGCATCTGTGAGAAGAGAGGCCTCTCTCTGCCTGACATTAAGGTCTACCTGGTGGGCAATGAACAGGTGTGAGCATGGCCGGCCCCAACTCTTGCCTCCTTTCTGATCATGACCTGGTTCTTTTCCTAACCCCCTGTGCCCCTAATTCTAAGTCCATTCTCTATCACCTACCTCTTCCTCCCTTGTCTATACACCTATTCCTTCTCCTGTGTCCAAGTCTGCACGGGTTCCAGTACCAACCCCTCATTCATTCCCAGACACGCACCCACATCCCACAAGAATCCTACGCACATACAAGCCCACCCCGTCATCCTGGTTCCCAACTTTCCCCATCATCCTACTCTGATGGTTTCCAGGAGGTAAAGCTGGGGAGGGGgtcctccacccctgcccccacataTCATGCTGCCATCCCCATAGGCCCCACCCCTGAGGTGGCCATTGGGTGATTCCCTCACCTCTGCCATCAGAAGTATCCACTGAACCTAATCCCCGGATGCTTCCGTTATGTGCGAATTAGCATGGAGCTTGTAAGGTCCAGGGAAACTCATGCAAGGGGGTGCCACCATGTAAGGGGGCACCCCCATGGGAGCAATGCTCCCCCAGGGGAAGTGACAGGAAGTCATTCAAGCCCCAAGAGGCAGCCAAGGTCTATGAGGAGAACTGGCTGGGAGGTTGTGTTTTGCTAGGTCCAGGCCGCAGGACAATCAGGCAGGAGGCAACTCCGAGTGAAAGCTCCAGAGAGTCCCTTCCAGGGACGGTGGTGCATCTGGCCAGAAGGCTTGGAGAGAAGCAGCAGCTAAGGAGAACTATAGGGAGAGGCTATTCCAGGcagagggtgggggggaggaggtgtCTGCAGGACAGGCTTAGGGtcctggggtgtgggggtgttaGGGCAGCAATAGGAGGAGCTCTGCCCACTTTCTCAGACCACCGGAACAGCTGCCAACAGCCCAGATGGGCTTCTGTGCCTGCTAAATATAATTCACCACCCACCTCCCACCTGTGCCTGTGGCACAGCACAGGCCTACTGTCTGGGAGAGTCTCCATGCTCCTTTTTaagctctcccccctcccctcacgTTCTGTGCTGGTACAGACAGTTGTAGGCTTGTCTGTATACCTACTATGTGTCGGGACTGTACCAAATGCTTTACATCTTTCTGGTCTGATGTgcgtgttgggggtggggctggcctAGGCATGAAGGAGGCAAGAGACAAGGTCAGATGGCTAAGTTAACAAAGGCCAGtggtgccgggtgtggtggcacacacttttaatcccagcacttgggaggcagaggcaagcggatttctgagttcgaggccagcctggtctactgagtgagttccagtacagccaggactatacagagaaaccctgtctcgaaaaaccaaagggggaaaaaaaaaacaaaaccccaaagaccAGTGGTGAGGGGAAGTGTATGCAGATGGTCTGCTTGAGTTCCCCATACCTGAAGGAAGGGCACACACTCTGTGAATCAGGACCCACACGTCATCCTTTTTAAGAATCCCTAGTAACTTGCATGCCCACATCCCTCTAGTTCCCTGAACCAGATTCTTTCCCAAGCTTCATCCAGCATTCCCAAGCATCTTCCACtcgtttcttttttcttcattttttcaacagggtcttaccatgtaatcctggctgtcctgaaacttgctatgtagtccaggctggccttaaactctatcagcctcttcctcctaagtgctggtgaTAAAGGCATATACacccatgccaccatgcccagggcATCTTCCACTCTCAAGACCCCTTAGCCTTGGTCTGATCAGGCTTAAACCTTACTGGTCCTTACCCCATCTGCCTCTTCCACCTTCTGTTATTCATGGGCTGGTCCTTCTGATCTTTAGGGTACCACACTAGAGGCCACAGGAGGAAGTGAAGGTGGTTTCTAAGTATCCTCAGGGGatggtttggggtggggggaggggattctTAGACCCTGCCTGGCATCTGCAGAAGGCCCTGGTCCTGGATCAGGATTGTACCGTGCTGGCAGACCAGGAAGTGCGGCTGGAAAACAGGATCACCTTCCAGTGAGTGCCCTACCCTAAATCTCAGTCTACTGGTCCCCAAATCTCAGATCTCATTCTGAGCAGGGAGCTCTGCCCCTAGGCTAAAGTTCCACCTCCCAAACGGTTGTACTCTCCGGTTCAGCTTtggccctccacccccaccccgggctTATTTGGGGGAAAGGGGGCCTGGGTCTCCATCAGTCTGCAGCTCTAGGGTCCCGTGCAGGCTGGAGTTGGTTGGCCTGGAGCGAGTGGTACGGATCTCAGCTAAGCCCACCAAGCGTCTGCAGGAGGCACTG includes these proteins:
- the Rgs14 gene encoding regulator of G-protein signaling 14 isoform X1, coding for MPGKPKHLGVPNGRMVLAVSDGELTSTAGSQAQGEGRGSSLSIHSLPSGPSSPFSTEEQPVSSWAQSFERLLQDPRGLAYFTEFLKKEFSAENVTFWKACERFQQIPASDTKQLAQEAHNIYHEFLSSQALSPVNIDRQAWLSEEVLAQPRPDMFRAQQLQIFNLMKFDSYARFVKSPLYQECLLAEAEGRPLREPGSSHLGSPDTTRKKPKLKPGKSLPLGVEELGQLPLAEGPCGRPLRKSFRREMTGGAMNSALRRESQGSLNSSASLDLGFLAFVSSKSESHRKSLGSGESESESRPGKYCCVYLPDGTASLALARPGLTIRDMLAGICEKRGLSLPDIKVYLVGNEQKALVLDQDCTVLADQEVRLENRITFQLELVGLERVVRISAKPTKRLQEALQPILAKHGLNLDQVVLHRPGEKQRMDLESLVSSVASQTLVLDTPGAKMSEARSISPCRSQGCLPRTQTKDSHLPPSSSSLLVEDASSSTGNRQTCDIEGLVELLNRVQSSGAHDQRGLLRKEDLVLPEFLQLPPQRPGSREAPP
- the Rgs14 gene encoding regulator of G-protein signaling 14 isoform X3 — translated: MPGKPKHLGVPNGRMVLAVSDGELTSTAGSQAQGEGRGSSLSIHSLPSGPSSPFSTEEQPVSSWAQSFERLLQDPRGLAYFTEFLKKEFSAENVTFWKACERFQQIPASDTKQLAQEAHNIYHEFLSSQALSPVNIDRQAWLSEEVLAQPRPDMFRAQQLQIFNLMKFDSYARFVKSPLYQECLLAEAEGRPLREPGSSHLGSPDTTRKKPKLKPGKSLPLGVEELGQLPLAEGPCGRPLRKSFRREMTGGAMNSALRRESQGSLNSSASLDLGFLAFVSSKSESHRKSLGSGESESESRPGKYCCVYLPDGTASLALARPGLTIRDMLAGICEKRGLSLPDIKVYLVGNEQKALVLDQDCTVLADQEVRLENRITFQLELVGLERVVRISAKPTKRLQEALQPILAKHGLNLDQVVLHRPGEKQRMDLESLVSSVASQTLVLDTPGAKMSEARSISPCRSQNPDQGQSPSPIILQFAG
- the Rgs14 gene encoding regulator of G-protein signaling 14 isoform X2, which gives rise to MPGKPKHLGVPNGRMVLAVSDGELTSTAGSQAQGEGRGSSLSIHSLPSGPSSPFSTEEQPVSSWAQSFERLLQDPRGLAYFTEFLKKEFSAENVTFWKACERFQQIPASDTKQLAQEAHNIYHEFLSSQALSPVNIDRQAWLSEEVLAQPRPDMFRAQQLQIFNLMKFDSYARFVKSPLYQECLLAEAEGRPLREPGSSHLGSPDTTRKKPKLKPGKSLPLGVEELGQLPLAEGPCGRPLRKSFRREMTGGAMNSALRRESQGSLNSSASLDLGFLAFVSSKSESHRKSLGSGESESESRPGKYCCVYLPDGTASLALARPGLTIRDMLAGICEKRGLSLPDIKVYLVGNEQKALVLDQDCTVLADQEVRLENRITFQLELVGLERVVRISAKPTKRLQEALQPILAKHGLNLDQVVLHRPGEKQRMDLESLVSSVASQTLVLDTPGAKMSEARSISPCRSQGCLPRTQTKDSHLPPSSSSLLVEDASSSTGNRQTCDIEGALPGGAAESRSEQRGP